The Mesorhizobium loti genome includes a region encoding these proteins:
- a CDS encoding GMC family oxidoreductase: MTVEVLADRGARARRDEEVDVVIVGAGPSGSVAALHLARAGISVVVLEQGEWPDYADYTGARPEHELVSTKLWHPNPNVRDNPNDYPVDTSTTDINPLMFAGVGGSATLYGAQWMHFLPSDFRVRSMDGVAEDWPFTYEDLLPYQLEIEREVGVSGLAGDPAYPPRGAYPFPALPMGSVGQRGALGMEKMGWHWWPGSNAIPSEKFGELNPCVRRGTCLTGCPEGAKSTTDRSHWPLALKAGARLVTRARVKEIETNEQGLATGVVYVDANGRDRRQRAKVVILCANGVGTPRLLLMSGGSRTPDGLANSSGMVGKRLMMHPFASVLASYQDPLDSWRGPFGQQVYSLEFYETDESRGFVRGSKWNCMPSGGPVGVSGATGSKVYVAESGRFQDFWGANLHENVARRFGHSLIWGIVGEDLPEESNQVVLSKDLVDSDGLPAPQIVYKVNENSNRLLKFNIDRCLESVRAAGAIETLVSTPVRESGWHLIGTTVMGDDPKRSVVDQWGACHDVPNLYVMDASTFPTSGATNPTATIMAVALRNTRRMIAERRNQKVA, translated from the coding sequence ATGACCGTTGAAGTTCTGGCGGATCGCGGTGCACGGGCAAGGCGCGACGAGGAAGTGGATGTCGTGATCGTCGGGGCCGGTCCATCCGGCTCGGTCGCCGCACTTCATCTGGCGCGCGCCGGCATTTCCGTCGTCGTGCTCGAGCAGGGCGAATGGCCGGACTATGCCGACTATACCGGCGCGCGTCCGGAGCACGAGCTTGTCAGCACCAAGCTCTGGCATCCCAATCCCAACGTTCGCGACAATCCCAACGACTATCCCGTCGATACGTCGACGACGGACATCAACCCGCTGATGTTTGCCGGCGTCGGTGGCAGCGCGACGCTCTACGGCGCGCAGTGGATGCATTTCCTGCCGTCCGACTTCCGTGTGCGATCGATGGATGGCGTGGCCGAGGATTGGCCGTTCACATATGAGGACCTGCTGCCTTACCAACTCGAGATCGAACGCGAGGTAGGCGTCTCCGGTCTCGCTGGCGATCCGGCCTATCCGCCGCGCGGGGCCTATCCCTTTCCGGCGCTGCCGATGGGCTCCGTTGGTCAGCGCGGTGCGCTGGGCATGGAGAAGATGGGCTGGCACTGGTGGCCCGGCAGCAACGCCATTCCGTCGGAGAAGTTCGGCGAACTCAATCCATGCGTACGGCGTGGAACCTGTCTTACCGGCTGTCCGGAGGGCGCGAAATCCACGACCGACCGGTCGCATTGGCCGCTGGCCCTGAAAGCCGGCGCGCGGCTCGTCACCCGTGCTCGCGTGAAGGAAATCGAGACCAACGAGCAGGGGCTGGCGACCGGTGTCGTCTATGTCGACGCGAACGGGCGCGACCGGCGCCAGCGCGCCAAGGTGGTCATCCTGTGCGCCAACGGCGTCGGCACGCCCCGGCTGCTGCTGATGTCGGGAGGGTCCAGAACTCCAGACGGCCTCGCCAACTCGTCCGGCATGGTCGGCAAGCGGCTGATGATGCATCCCTTCGCAAGCGTCCTTGCCTCCTACCAGGATCCGCTCGATTCCTGGCGCGGCCCCTTCGGCCAGCAGGTCTATTCGCTGGAGTTCTACGAGACCGACGAAAGTCGCGGCTTTGTACGCGGATCGAAATGGAACTGCATGCCGTCGGGCGGACCGGTCGGCGTATCCGGCGCGACCGGGTCCAAGGTCTATGTCGCCGAAAGCGGCCGGTTCCAGGATTTCTGGGGCGCCAACCTGCATGAAAATGTAGCCCGCCGCTTCGGCCACTCGCTGATCTGGGGCATCGTCGGGGAAGATCTTCCGGAGGAAAGCAATCAGGTGGTGCTGTCGAAGGATCTGGTCGATTCCGATGGCCTGCCGGCGCCGCAGATCGTCTACAAGGTCAACGAGAACTCCAACCGGCTGCTCAAGTTCAACATCGACCGCTGCCTGGAATCGGTGCGCGCCGCCGGCGCCATCGAGACGCTGGTTTCGACACCGGTGCGTGAATCGGGCTGGCATCTCATCGGCACCACCGTCATGGGCGACGACCCCAAGCGCTCGGTCGTCGATCAATGGGGCGCCTGCCACGACGTGCCGAACCTCTACGTCATGGATGCCTCGACCTTCCCGACCTCGGGCGCCACCAACCCGACGGCGACCATCATGGCCGTGGCGCTGCGCAACACGCGCCGCATGATCGCCGAGCGCCGCAACCAGAAGGTGGCCTGA
- a CDS encoding ABC transporter permease: MAPLDTPMPRSQSMSMASVFERYGLLVFLVALMTVAALASPTFLRPANLVNVLTIAAPLGMVVVGQTFVILVRGLDLSVASLMATVAVLATAFKATTNEAIPMIFIAAIALSAVVGLVNGWLVAKRNVSPFLATLAMMIILQGIRFAYTGGAPISTLPPGMGFLASGRIFGVPVNLITLAFLAIAFGIVLHRSRFGREIFMVGSNPKAAFLNGVAPDRVVILCYVICSVCAGIGGLFLLGYVGTVSNWVGQGYELDSIVAAVMGGVALTGGRGNIFAALLGVAVLVVINNLVLLLGFPIEMQLIIKGVIIIGAAAFYRTRLA; this comes from the coding sequence ATGGCGCCTCTCGATACCCCGATGCCGCGATCGCAAAGCATGTCCATGGCGTCTGTCTTCGAGCGCTACGGGCTGCTGGTCTTCCTGGTCGCGCTGATGACCGTTGCGGCTCTCGCTTCACCGACCTTTCTGCGGCCGGCCAATCTGGTCAATGTGCTGACGATCGCGGCACCGCTCGGCATGGTCGTCGTCGGCCAGACCTTTGTCATCTTGGTGCGCGGATTGGACCTGTCCGTGGCCTCGCTGATGGCGACGGTGGCCGTGCTGGCGACCGCTTTCAAAGCCACGACCAATGAGGCGATTCCGATGATCTTCATCGCCGCGATCGCCCTGTCGGCCGTGGTGGGCCTGGTGAATGGCTGGCTCGTCGCCAAGCGCAATGTCAGCCCGTTTCTCGCAACACTGGCGATGATGATCATCCTGCAGGGCATTCGTTTCGCCTATACTGGCGGGGCGCCGATCAGCACCTTGCCGCCGGGCATGGGCTTTCTGGCCTCCGGCCGGATTTTTGGCGTGCCCGTCAATCTGATCACCCTGGCATTTCTGGCCATCGCGTTCGGCATCGTGCTGCACCGGTCACGCTTCGGCCGTGAGATATTCATGGTCGGAAGCAATCCGAAGGCGGCGTTCCTCAACGGTGTCGCGCCCGATCGCGTGGTCATCCTCTGCTACGTCATCTGCTCGGTCTGCGCGGGAATAGGCGGACTGTTCCTGCTCGGCTATGTCGGCACCGTTTCGAACTGGGTCGGCCAAGGCTACGAACTGGACTCCATCGTTGCCGCCGTGATGGGCGGGGTCGCGCTTACCGGTGGGCGCGGCAACATCTTTGCGGCGCTGCTTGGCGTGGCCGTTCTGGTGGTGATCAACAATCTCGTGCTGCTGCTCGGATTTCCGATCGAGATGCAGCTCATCATCAAGGGTGTCATCATCATCGGCGCGGCGGCGTTTTATCGGACGCGCCTCGCCTGA
- a CDS encoding ABC transporter permease: MSAITVDLRRNRLMLSYLIVAVLLVVLAVAGGLLSDRFLTWRNIGNLFQQLIVLGMVSLGQTFVVLMGGIDLAIGSLVGALTVFLANFLEWRPDLVWLALPLALVAATAVGALNGLLTVVLRVHPLIVTLGMSSIVFGATLMYRKEPGGSVPRAFADIAYAKVGGIPFSAIVLVVIFAFAGLWLQRTRTGRSIYFVGGDREAARLNGLPVDRIVVLAYALSGLCAGIAAIFLTARTGVGDPRIGAALTLQSVTPVVVGGTILAGGRGGVLGTFLGVLLVTMLNSLLNFVNVSSYYQWVIQGLIIIIAVGIHTTRRR, from the coding sequence ATGAGCGCGATCACGGTGGATCTTCGCCGCAACCGGTTGATGCTCTCCTATCTGATCGTGGCAGTGCTGCTGGTTGTGCTTGCCGTCGCCGGCGGCTTGTTGTCCGATCGGTTCCTCACTTGGCGCAACATCGGCAATCTGTTCCAGCAGCTCATCGTGCTGGGCATGGTCAGCCTGGGCCAGACGTTCGTCGTGCTGATGGGCGGCATCGATCTGGCGATCGGTTCGCTGGTCGGTGCGCTCACCGTCTTTCTGGCGAACTTCCTCGAATGGCGCCCTGATCTGGTCTGGCTTGCACTGCCGCTGGCCTTGGTCGCCGCGACCGCTGTCGGCGCGCTCAACGGCTTGCTGACGGTCGTGCTGCGCGTCCATCCCCTGATCGTCACGCTCGGCATGTCTTCGATCGTCTTCGGCGCAACGCTGATGTATCGTAAGGAGCCCGGCGGCTCCGTGCCGCGCGCCTTCGCGGATATTGCCTATGCAAAGGTCGGCGGCATTCCGTTCAGCGCCATCGTGCTCGTCGTGATTTTCGCGTTCGCCGGGCTTTGGCTGCAGCGCACGCGCACGGGCCGCAGCATCTACTTCGTTGGCGGCGATCGGGAAGCGGCGCGGCTGAATGGGTTGCCGGTCGATCGTATCGTGGTGCTTGCCTACGCGCTGTCGGGCCTGTGCGCCGGTATCGCGGCGATTTTCCTGACCGCGCGCACCGGCGTTGGCGACCCGCGCATCGGCGCCGCGCTGACGCTGCAATCGGTGACGCCAGTCGTGGTCGGAGGCACTATTCTGGCCGGCGGAAGAGGTGGCGTGCTTGGTACCTTCCTCGGCGTGCTGCTCGTCACCATGCTCAACAGCCTGCTCAACTTCGTCAATGTCTCATCCTACTACCAGTGGGTCATCCAGGGTCTCATCATCATCATCGCGGTCGGCATCCACACCACGAGGCGGAGATAA
- a CDS encoding sugar ABC transporter ATP-binding protein codes for MSASVIELSQIEKDYPGVKPLDKVDFAVQPGEIHALLGENGAGKSTLIRVMGGVTKPNSGTMTYLGKPVSWQSPKEARAAGIHVIHQELALFPELSVAENILVDTQPRGMFGLISNRARHVRAAEILAQLGVDIPTHAKIDELPLADQQMVEIAKALVGRVRLLILDEPTAVIAGREVDLLFENMRRLRNEGVGIVYVSHRLEEIFEIADTVTILKDGQLVGTSPVSALTREEMITRMVGRRLSQIYPPRRTAPAGGPDVLTVRNLKAGPRVRDVSLNVKVGEIVGVAGMVGSGRTEVAEAIFGTRAVESGVIEFDGKPFETKLPKGSIGHGLGFLTESRKDDGLFLGLPISANIVAPDLDGITKHGLIDRKQERAVAMQQIQDFSVATPSPDAKIGNLSGGNQQKVLFSRWSRIASRLLILDEPTRGVDIGAKVEIYRIVRRLADSGVGVLMISSELPEIVGLSDRVFVMAQGYVVGEIKGDALGEEAIMDLAVRSVRHREAKMDQRAEPVG; via the coding sequence ATGTCAGCGTCTGTTATTGAACTCAGCCAGATCGAGAAGGACTATCCTGGAGTCAAACCCCTGGACAAGGTCGATTTCGCCGTGCAGCCGGGCGAGATTCACGCCCTTCTCGGCGAAAATGGCGCAGGCAAGTCGACGCTGATCCGCGTCATGGGCGGCGTGACCAAACCGAATTCCGGGACCATGACCTATCTCGGCAAGCCGGTTTCCTGGCAGTCGCCGAAGGAAGCACGCGCTGCCGGCATCCACGTGATCCATCAAGAGCTTGCGCTCTTTCCCGAGCTTTCCGTTGCCGAGAACATTCTGGTCGATACGCAGCCCCGCGGCATGTTTGGTCTCATTTCGAACCGCGCCCGCCACGTCCGCGCCGCTGAAATCCTCGCACAACTCGGCGTCGATATTCCAACCCACGCCAAGATCGATGAATTGCCGCTTGCCGATCAGCAAATGGTCGAAATCGCGAAAGCCCTGGTCGGCAGGGTGCGGCTTCTCATCCTGGACGAACCGACAGCGGTCATCGCTGGCCGCGAGGTCGATCTCTTGTTCGAGAACATGCGCAGGCTGCGCAACGAAGGCGTCGGCATCGTCTACGTCTCCCATCGGCTCGAGGAGATCTTCGAGATCGCCGACACGGTGACGATCCTCAAGGATGGCCAGCTCGTCGGCACGAGCCCGGTAAGCGCGCTCACGCGTGAAGAGATGATTACCCGCATGGTTGGTCGCCGGCTCAGCCAGATCTATCCGCCGCGGCGTACGGCGCCGGCGGGCGGCCCGGATGTGCTCACCGTCCGCAATCTCAAGGCTGGTCCTCGCGTCCGCGACGTCAGCCTCAACGTCAAGGTTGGCGAAATCGTCGGCGTGGCCGGCATGGTTGGTTCGGGGCGCACTGAGGTCGCCGAGGCTATCTTCGGCACGCGTGCCGTCGAGAGCGGGGTGATCGAATTCGATGGCAAGCCATTCGAGACAAAGCTTCCGAAGGGTTCGATCGGCCATGGGCTCGGTTTCCTGACCGAGAGCCGCAAGGACGACGGCCTGTTTCTCGGCCTGCCGATTTCCGCCAATATCGTGGCGCCCGATCTGGACGGCATAACGAAACATGGCCTGATCGACCGGAAGCAGGAACGTGCTGTGGCGATGCAGCAGATCCAGGACTTTTCGGTTGCGACGCCGTCGCCTGACGCGAAGATCGGCAATCTCTCCGGCGGAAACCAGCAGAAGGTGCTGTTCAGCCGCTGGTCGCGGATCGCCAGCAGGCTGCTTATCCTCGACGAACCGACGCGCGGGGTTGATATCGGAGCCAAGGTGGAGATTTACCGTATCGTGCGCCGGTTGGCGGATTCTGGCGTCGGCGTGCTGATGATCAGTTCAGAACTGCCCGAAATCGTCGGTCTCTCCGACAGGGTCTTCGTCATGGCGCAAGGCTACGTCGTCGGCGAAATCAAAGGCGATGCACTCGGCGAGGAGGCGATCATGGATCTCGCCGTGCGATCTGTCCGGCACCGCGAGGCGAAAATGGATCAGCGTGCGGAGCCGGTCGGATGA
- a CDS encoding substrate-binding domain-containing protein encodes MSIKSILDHKISRKSFIRGMPAVAAAMAAAPAIQLAQTSAAVASEPETKPGYYGAPRTWMWNPNANTMVDTSKWKKAGPYTIGFSNASISNAWRVAFQHGVLWSAGQHRDEIAHLLVTDANDDPSKQIADIQDLISQGVDILLIAASTEDALDPVVGRATEQGIPVVMVDRKVKTPANYITYVTASDWALGRLEAQWLCETLGGKGNIVMLPGIAGSSVAEIRIKANEEVFSKFPDIKVLEKQYCDWNPATGKSVMAALIQKHGKAINGVLADSALQGYGAIEAFLDAGYKDGEFPPMTGGDVARMYQLANQHNIKMVGIDYPTSMGITGIETALDVLKGISVPDKVEVSFQVVTSPGADTISVKGDRHLLDHVSMSDPGDLSPSNGLPAGYNPSTFNPDYPK; translated from the coding sequence ATGTCAATAAAGAGCATACTAGACCACAAGATCTCGCGTAAGAGCTTCATCCGCGGCATGCCGGCCGTGGCGGCAGCCATGGCCGCTGCACCGGCCATCCAACTTGCCCAGACCAGCGCAGCCGTTGCTTCAGAGCCGGAAACGAAGCCCGGCTACTATGGCGCGCCGCGCACCTGGATGTGGAACCCCAATGCCAACACCATGGTCGACACCTCGAAATGGAAGAAGGCGGGTCCGTATACAATCGGGTTCTCCAATGCTTCGATTTCCAATGCCTGGCGTGTCGCCTTCCAGCATGGCGTCCTCTGGTCCGCCGGCCAGCATCGCGACGAGATCGCCCATCTTCTCGTCACCGACGCCAATGACGACCCTTCCAAGCAGATCGCGGACATCCAGGATCTGATCAGCCAGGGCGTCGACATCCTGCTCATCGCGGCCTCGACCGAGGACGCGCTCGATCCCGTCGTCGGCCGCGCAACCGAACAAGGCATTCCCGTTGTCATGGTCGATCGCAAGGTGAAGACGCCGGCCAACTACATCACCTACGTCACGGCATCCGACTGGGCACTGGGCCGTCTCGAGGCGCAGTGGTTGTGCGAGACGCTGGGCGGCAAGGGCAACATCGTGATGCTGCCCGGCATCGCCGGGTCGAGCGTCGCTGAAATCCGCATCAAGGCGAACGAGGAAGTGTTCTCGAAATTTCCCGACATCAAGGTGCTGGAGAAGCAGTATTGCGACTGGAACCCGGCAACCGGCAAGTCGGTGATGGCCGCGCTGATCCAGAAGCACGGCAAGGCCATCAACGGCGTCCTGGCCGACAGTGCGCTTCAGGGCTATGGCGCGATCGAAGCGTTTCTTGACGCCGGCTACAAGGACGGCGAATTTCCACCGATGACCGGCGGCGACGTTGCCCGGATGTATCAGCTGGCCAACCAGCACAACATCAAGATGGTCGGCATCGACTATCCGACGTCGATGGGCATCACCGGCATCGAGACCGCGCTCGACGTGCTCAAGGGCATCTCGGTCCCGGACAAGGTGGAGGTGAGCTTCCAGGTCGTCACCTCGCCGGGTGCGGATACGATCTCGGTCAAGGGCGACAGGCATCTGCTCGACCATGTCAGCATGAGCGATCCGGGCGATCTGTCGCCAAGCAACGGGCTGCCCGCCGGCTACAATCCGAGCACGTTCAATCCCGACTATCCGAAGTAA
- a CDS encoding electron transfer flavoprotein subunit beta/FixA family protein, whose protein sequence is MNILVVLRMIPDSAGELQLAEDGRSIDREWLDFQLNDFDDHALEEAILLKEAGGAKVTAVAVGEGANRVLQMAAARGADEVVALQSEEDAMISSREIAASIAAMARAKSADLVLCGVQSSEDVFGQLAPYVGALLDWPHVSGTNRIVANGAVLRVTQERGAGVAVTYELATPAVLGVQTASKAPRYVSGSKLREASKTPIGRATPESSGFERSAEIITLRLPVQGGSGENLGGNAETVADRLVSILAAKGLARN, encoded by the coding sequence GTGAATATTCTTGTTGTCTTGCGCATGATCCCGGATTCCGCGGGCGAGCTGCAGCTCGCCGAGGACGGGCGCAGCATCGATAGGGAATGGCTGGATTTCCAGCTCAACGATTTCGACGATCATGCCCTCGAGGAAGCAATCCTGCTCAAGGAAGCCGGCGGCGCGAAGGTGACGGCGGTGGCCGTTGGTGAAGGCGCCAACCGTGTCCTGCAGATGGCTGCCGCGCGCGGCGCCGACGAAGTCGTGGCGCTTCAGTCCGAGGAGGACGCCATGATCTCCTCACGTGAGATCGCCGCCTCCATCGCGGCAATGGCGCGAGCAAAGTCGGCCGACCTGGTTCTGTGCGGCGTTCAATCGAGCGAGGATGTCTTTGGCCAGCTCGCGCCCTATGTCGGCGCGCTGCTCGACTGGCCGCATGTGTCGGGAACCAACCGTATCGTTGCGAACGGCGCCGTACTTCGGGTCACGCAAGAGCGCGGCGCGGGTGTTGCCGTCACCTATGAGTTGGCCACGCCGGCGGTGCTGGGCGTTCAGACAGCGTCGAAGGCGCCACGCTATGTTTCCGGCAGCAAGCTTCGCGAAGCATCCAAGACGCCCATCGGCCGCGCCACGCCCGAATCGTCAGGCTTCGAGCGTTCCGCCGAGATCATCACACTGCGACTGCCAGTCCAGGGCGGCTCCGGCGAGAACCTCGGCGGCAATGCCGAGACAGTCGCGGATCGGCTGGTCAGCATCCTGGCAGCCAAGGGCCTGGCGAGGAACTAA
- a CDS encoding electron transfer flavoprotein subunit alpha/FixB family protein gives MKLIACTEGHSSKIEAFSLEMIAAARSLAQAGDEVVAFFAGRDTEGASASFGAADRLIVARATKSDVIPAETYALLLRDVITAESPGLVLVPYSANGLDVAADIAARTGWPLVSYVNEIKRHGESLTIVAQMYGGKILAECEVQLPAILMINPGAFAEAPPGAITAVSVQTIDADPALTSGKVKMVAIDVPDYADVDLTTAERIVCVGRGIGDEASIDLARNLATMLGAEIAGSRPVVDNGWLPKLRQVGKSGQKVKPKLYLALGVSGAPEHLEGMSQADLIIAVNTDPKAPIFNVAHYGATCDLFDLVANLSDRLRAGSGR, from the coding sequence ATGAAATTGATTGCCTGTACCGAAGGCCACTCCAGCAAGATCGAAGCCTTCTCCCTCGAAATGATCGCCGCGGCGCGTTCGCTCGCCCAGGCCGGCGACGAGGTCGTCGCCTTTTTCGCCGGTCGTGACACGGAAGGCGCGTCCGCTTCCTTCGGAGCCGCCGATCGCCTGATCGTGGCCCGCGCCACAAAATCAGATGTCATTCCCGCCGAGACCTATGCGTTGCTTCTGCGCGATGTCATCACCGCCGAGAGCCCCGGCCTGGTCCTGGTTCCCTATTCGGCAAACGGACTGGATGTGGCAGCCGACATCGCGGCGCGAACCGGCTGGCCACTCGTCTCCTATGTCAATGAAATCAAGCGGCATGGTGAAAGCCTGACGATCGTCGCGCAGATGTATGGCGGCAAGATACTCGCCGAATGCGAAGTGCAGCTGCCCGCCATTCTGATGATCAACCCGGGGGCCTTCGCGGAGGCACCGCCAGGCGCGATCACCGCCGTGAGCGTGCAGACGATCGATGCCGACCCCGCGCTGACCAGCGGCAAGGTGAAGATGGTGGCCATCGACGTGCCGGACTATGCCGACGTCGATCTGACGACAGCCGAGAGGATCGTATGCGTGGGCCGCGGCATCGGCGACGAGGCAAGCATCGACCTTGCCCGCAATCTGGCGACGATGCTGGGGGCGGAGATCGCCGGCAGCCGTCCTGTGGTCGACAATGGCTGGCTGCCCAAGCTGCGCCAGGTCGGCAAATCCGGCCAGAAGGTGAAGCCGAAACTCTATCTGGCGCTCGGCGTGTCCGGTGCGCCCGAACATCTCGAGGGCATGTCGCAGGCCGACCTCATCATTGCCGTCAACACCGATCCGAAGGCCCCCATCTTCAATGTCGCGCATTACGGCGCGACCTGTGACCTGTTCGATCTCGTCGCCAATTTGAGCGACAGGCTGCGGGCCGGCTCTGGCCGTTGA
- a CDS encoding 4Fe-4S dicluster domain-containing protein, giving the protein MASTLPLWILVITALALTAWRSHRYAVALANAPAAARFDRPMLRLQGVMVAIGMHRKMLRKPLSGVLHAIIFISFFVLFTATIDAFGSRLFPGFSLAPIGGETWIAALQDIFSVLMLVGVGLALYQRYVLRPARFDGSSGSDAAIIYVLIVLIVASLLLEAAARIAGGADGSWRPVASALAGLLDRAGMSAYAGEELFYWVHIGSILAFLVYIPGSKHRHMFLAAPNIYFRSLEPRGLAPAVPEAREAPGIDSLGQFDWKQQLDLLSCTECGRCQAVCPAYAAGLPLSPKLLITDMRDALAAGSSAAPLVGGVISEETLWACTTCRACMEACPVEIEHLPKIIDMRRHLVDEGRVSPGLQEALSNLTRLGNSMGKPSKMRARWTRELGFPVKDAREEPVDVLWFVGDYASYDPRVQEITRKVAELLTAAGVDFGILFDAERNSGNDVRRAGEEGLFETLAQSNIDEIKACSFNRIMTTDPHSLNALKNDYQHFGAAFEVLHYTALLAELITVGKLDLHVADGARVTYHDPCYLGRYNGGFDAPRELIRAAGYTLHDMPRCRENSFCCGAGGGRIWQGDDGVTERPSENRIREALGLGDVAYFVVACPKDKVMYTAAIDALGVADRLKAVDIAELLVPRTRQALEMPPVETS; this is encoded by the coding sequence ATGGCATCGACCCTGCCACTCTGGATCCTGGTCATCACAGCACTCGCGTTGACGGCCTGGCGCTCGCACCGTTACGCGGTTGCTCTTGCCAATGCACCGGCAGCGGCCCGCTTCGACCGCCCGATGCTGCGTCTCCAGGGCGTGATGGTCGCCATCGGCATGCACCGGAAAATGCTCCGCAAGCCGCTTTCCGGCGTGCTCCACGCAATCATCTTCATTTCGTTCTTCGTGCTGTTCACCGCCACGATCGATGCCTTCGGCTCGCGGCTGTTTCCCGGGTTCTCACTTGCGCCCATCGGTGGCGAAACCTGGATTGCCGCTCTGCAGGATATCTTTTCGGTGCTGATGCTGGTCGGCGTCGGACTTGCACTCTATCAGCGCTACGTGCTGCGGCCTGCCCGTTTCGACGGCTCGAGCGGCAGTGATGCGGCAATCATCTATGTGCTGATCGTTCTGATCGTGGCGTCCCTGCTGCTTGAGGCGGCGGCGCGCATAGCCGGTGGCGCCGATGGCTCGTGGCGGCCGGTCGCATCGGCGCTGGCGGGACTGCTCGATCGTGCCGGCATGTCGGCATATGCGGGCGAAGAGCTGTTCTACTGGGTTCACATCGGCTCCATTCTGGCGTTCCTTGTCTATATTCCCGGTTCGAAGCACCGGCACATGTTCCTTGCCGCGCCCAACATCTACTTCCGCAGCCTGGAACCGCGTGGCCTGGCGCCCGCGGTCCCCGAAGCGCGTGAGGCTCCAGGCATCGACAGCCTGGGACAGTTCGACTGGAAACAGCAGCTCGACCTTCTGTCCTGCACCGAATGCGGCCGTTGCCAGGCGGTCTGTCCAGCCTATGCGGCCGGTCTGCCGCTCAGCCCGAAATTGCTGATCACCGACATGCGCGATGCGCTTGCCGCGGGGTCATCGGCGGCCCCGCTGGTCGGCGGCGTGATTTCCGAGGAGACGCTGTGGGCCTGCACCACCTGCCGTGCCTGCATGGAAGCATGCCCGGTCGAGATCGAGCATCTGCCCAAGATCATCGACATGCGCCGCCATCTGGTCGACGAAGGCCGTGTCAGCCCCGGCCTCCAGGAGGCGCTGTCGAACCTGACCCGTCTCGGCAATTCCATGGGCAAGCCTTCCAAGATGCGGGCCCGCTGGACGAGGGAGCTCGGCTTTCCGGTCAAGGACGCGCGCGAGGAACCCGTCGACGTCCTGTGGTTCGTCGGAGACTACGCGTCCTACGATCCGCGCGTTCAGGAAATCACCCGCAAGGTTGCCGAACTGCTGACCGCGGCCGGTGTCGACTTCGGCATCCTCTTCGATGCCGAGCGCAACAGCGGCAATGATGTGCGGCGTGCTGGCGAAGAAGGTCTGTTCGAGACGCTCGCTCAGTCCAACATCGATGAGATCAAGGCGTGCAGCTTTAACCGGATCATGACCACCGATCCGCATAGTCTCAATGCGCTGAAGAACGACTATCAGCATTTCGGCGCGGCGTTCGAGGTGCTGCACTATACGGCGCTGCTGGCGGAACTTATCACGGTGGGAAAACTCGACCTGCATGTCGCCGACGGCGCCAGGGTCACCTATCACGATCCCTGCTATCTTGGACGCTACAATGGCGGCTTCGACGCCCCGCGCGAGCTGATCCGCGCCGCCGGCTATACGCTTCATGACATGCCGCGCTGCCGCGAGAATTCCTTTTGCTGCGGCGCCGGTGGCGGCCGCATCTGGCAAGGCGACGACGGCGTGACCGAGCGACCGAGCGAGAACCGCATCCGTGAAGCGCTGGGCCTGGGCGACGTCGCTTATTTCGTCGTCGCCTGCCCGAAGGACAAGGTGATGTACACCGCCGCGATCGATGCGCTCGGCGTGGCCGACAGGTTGAAGGCCGTGGACATAGCGGAACTTCTGGTGCCGCGCACACGCCAGGCGCTCGAAATGCCCCCAGTGGAAACGAGCTGA